The following is a genomic window from Patescibacteria group bacterium.
AATCTCCTTAAAGCAGGTGTGGCGCTACTATGTCACCCTGCTTTTATATTACACTAAATTTTAAAAATAAGAATAATGAAAAATAATCTAGCCCTGTTGATAAATATGTTTTATACTTTAATAAAGCGAAAATTGCTTCATTGCTAAATTATTAAATTGCTGTAGCGACAGGGCAGTGCCCTGTCGCTACGAAATAAATAAAATTTTATGATTCAAGGTGTCAAAATCAAACAGTTAATAATTCGTAAAGACAAACCAGATCTAGATCAGAAAAAAGTTAAACCAGGACATTTGCTAGAAATTTTAAGATCTGATGACAAATTATTAACAAAATTCGGACAAACAATTTTTACTGTTGCTTATCCTGGTACAATCAAAGCTTTTCATTGGCACAAAAAACAAGACGATCTTTGGTTTTTCGCGACTGGCAAGGCAACTATTGTATTGTATGATACTCGCAAAAAATCAAAAACTTTTGGCGAGACTCAAGTAATTGAATGCAACACTGAAACAGATCCAAAATTAGTATTAATTCCAATCGGTGTTGCTCATGGCTACAAAGCTCAAGGTAAAAAACCAGTTATGCTTTTTTATCATACAACAAAACCATATAATGCTAAAAATCCAGATGAGCAAAGACTTCCATACAATGATCCAAAAATCGGATTCAATTGGAATAAAATATAAGTAGCTGGTTGCAGAGTCCTCTCTGCAACCACATCAACGTATTAAAATAATTTCAGAAAAGATTCTGAAATCAGCAAATTAGTTTTAAATTTTAAAGATGATATCGATAGATCAAAATCTAATTTCACAAACCTTAGAACAGGCAAAGGATAATCCTCGTCATCGACAAATTTTTCGTTTTCACAAATTAAAAGAACCAGTTCAGAGAATGCTCAATGCTTTATTGCCAGACAGCTATGCTAGACCGCATTACCATTCTGACAAGCCAGAAGTATTTATAATTTTAAAAGGCAAATTAGCAATTATAAAATTTAATAAGCAAGGAAAAATAATTCAGCAAGAAATAATTAAAAGTTCAGGTCCAAATTTTGGCGTTGAAATAAAACCTAAAGAATGGCATAGTATTGTTGCTTTAATTCCATCTGTTGTATACGAAATTAAAAAAGGACCATATATTAAAAAGACTGACAAAGTTTTTGCCAAATGGGCGCCTGAAGAAAACACTGATGAAGGACAAAAATATTTAAAAAAACTTAAAAATATAATACGAATATACAAATAATGCTAATCTACAAAAATACGAATTCGCATATTCGTTGATTAGCATAAATTTATAGATTCGTATCACACTAATGAAGAAATGCATTTTCTGTCAAATTGCAAAAAAAGAATTGCCGTCAGATATAATTTTTGAAAATAAAAATGTGATGGCAATTTTAGATATTATGCCAGTAAATCTAGGCCATGTTTTAGTTATTCCAAAAAAACATTTTGCTACAATGGTCGATGTTCCAGATAAATTATTACAGGAAATGATTGTGGTTTCCAAAAAAGTTGGCAAAGCAATTATGAAAGGTCTGAAAGTAAAAGGTTTTAATTTAAGTACAAGCAATGGTAGAGTTGCTGGACAAAAAATTGATCACGTCCATTTTCATCTTATTCCAAGATTTGCAAATGATGGTTTAAAATTATGGCCACAAAGACAAGGATATAGAGCAACTGAAGCTGAAAAAATTGTTAAAAAAATTAAGAGCAAACTTTAGAAAACAGGAAATAGAAAACAGAAAACAGGTGTGGTCGTTAACTTTTTTCTCTTTTCTATTTTCTATTAACTATTTCTAATCATATGAAAATTTTAGTCACAGGAGGTCTAGGTTTTATAGGCGCAAACTTTATTCGCTACATGTTATCAAAATATCCAGACTATCAAATTGTCAATTTAGACAAAGTTACTTATGCTGGAAATTTTGAAAATTTAAAAGGCATTGATAAAGATCCTCGCTACCAATTTTTAAAAGGCGACATTGCTGATTCTAAATTAGTTAATAGTTTAATTTCAGTTCAAAAGCCGGATGCTATCATTAATTTTGCAGCTGAAACACATGTTGATCGATCAATCATGAATCCAGGCGATTTTATCAATACTGATGTTTTTGGCACACATATTTTACTTAATGCAGTTAAAGATCATAATATAAAACGCTATATCCAAATTTCAACTGATGAAGTTTATGGTGATTTTGATAATGGCGGATTTGCAAAAGAAAATTCACCACTTAGACCTTCATCTCCATATTCTGCATCAAAAGCAGGAGGAGATCTTCAAGTTTTAGCATTCAGACGAACTTACAATTTACCAGTTATGATTACAAGATGCACAAATAATTATGGACCATATCAATATCCAGAAAAAATTATTCCACTTTTTATTACAAATTTATTAGAAGGTAAAAAAGTTCCAGTCTATGGTGATGGCCAACAAATTCGTGATTGGTTGCATGTTGATGATCATTGTTCTGCAATTGATTTGGTTTTACATAAAGGCAGAGATGGCGAGATTTATAATATCGGCGCTAACCAAAATCCAGAAATTCCAAATTTAGATTTAACAAAAAGAATTGTTTTGGTATGCAACAAAGATGAAAAATCAATTGAATATGTCAAAGATCGTGCTGGCCATGATCGTCGTTATGCTGTTGATGTTACAAAAATCAAAACAGAATTAGGCTGGCAACCAAAATATGATTTTGATTCTGGAATTGCACAAACTATTTCTTGGTACCAAAATAATTTAGACTGGTGGAAAAAAATCAAGACAGGAGAGTATTTAAATTATTACAAACAGCAATATGTTCAAAGATAATCTGGCAAACAAGATAATTAAAAAAATTTCATCAAAAGAAATATTTTCTTGCAAATGGTATAAATTAAAACATGATAAATTAATTCTTCCTAATGGTAAAAAAGGCGATTATTTTTATATTCATAAAAAAGGTTGTGTAATGATTATTGCAATTGAGAATAATAATATTATATTAACTGAACAATATCGATATCTATCAAAGAAAAATAGTATAGAGCTACCAGCTGGCGGTTTTGATAATGGAAATCCTAAATTCCATGCTCAAAGGGAATTTGAGGAAGAAACAGGTTACAGAGCAAAATATTGGAAAAAAATAGGAATTTTTTATCCGTATAATGGAATTTCAAATGAGATTTGTCATGTTTTCTTAGCAAAGAATTTAATAAAAACTAAAGTAAATCCAGACGAAACTGAATTTATTAAGATAATAAAAAAACCAGTTAAAGAAGTTTACAAAATGGCAGAACAAAATAAAATTACTGATGGCATGACAATTTCTGCATTATTTTTAGCTAAAAAGTATTTAAAAATATAAATATGAAAATATTAATAACCGGCGCTCGTGGCATGTTAGGCCAAGATTTATGTTCTCTTTTAGAAAAAGAACATGAAATAATAAAATATGATCGCGAAGAATTAGATATTACAAATGCAGAAATGGTTGACGAAGTTCTGCCAAAATTAAATCCAAATGCAGTTATAAATTGTGCTGCTTTTACTGATGTTGATGGTTGTGAAGAACAAACAAAAAAAGAAATTGCCATGAAAGTTAATGGCTATGGACCAGGAAATCTAGCCAAAGCTTGTGCAAAATTAGACATCCCATTTTTTCATTACAGCACAGATTATATTTTTAATGGCCAAGAAAAAAATGGCTATAAAGAAGATTATGACAAAATAGATCCAATCAATGCTTATGGCGAAACAAAAGCATTGGGTGAAAAATTAATTAAAGAAAATTGTACAAAATATTATATTTTAAGAACAGCCTGGCTTTATGGAAAATTAGGCAAAAATTTTGTTGACACAATGTTGCAATTAGCTCAAAAAAATGATAATTTAAGGGTAGTCAACGATCAGCACGGCAAGCCAACTTTTACTTTAGATTTAGCCAAAAGAACAAAAGAAATTCTGGATCAAAAAGTGAAGCCAGGAATATATCATGTAACCAATGAAGGAGAAGCGAGTTGGTACGATTTTGCTAACGAAATTTTCAAAATTAAAGGCGTAAAAATAAAAGTTACGCCATGCAAAACTTCTGAATTTCCAAGGAAAGCTATAAGACCAGAATATTCCGCATTAATAAATACTAAATTACCGGCAATGAGAAAATGGCAAGAGGCGTTAGCCGAGTATTTAGCAAACTAATTTTCAATTATCAATAATCAATTTACAATAAATTTTCAATTCACAATTCTCAATGAGCTGTTTGTAAATTAGTTCATTGGAAATTGATTGAAAATTGGAAATTGTAAATTGAAAATTAAATCATGAAAGGCATTATTTTAGCTGGAGGGTCGGGAACACGTCTATATCCGTTAACTCAAAGCATCTCAAAACAGATCATGCCAATTTATGACAAGCCGATGATTTATTATCCATTGTCGATTTTGATGCTTTCAGGAATTAGAGAAATTTTAATTATTTCAACTCCAAGAGATATAACAACTTATCAAGATTTACTTGGCAACGGCAAAAAATTCGGCCTAAAAATTTCTTATGCAGTTCAACCTTCTCCAGATGGATTAGCACAAGCATTTATAATTGGTGAAAAATTTATCGGCAAAGATAGCGTCAGTTTAATTTTAGGCGATAATGTTTTTTACGGTCATGGATTTAAAGGCATGTTAAAAAAAGCATCCAGAATAAAAAAAGGCGCTGTAATTTTTGGCTATTATGTTAATGATCCAGAAAGATATGGCATCGCTGAATTTGATAAAAAATTTCGAGTTTTAAGTATTGAAGAAAAGCCAGAGCATCCAAAATCAAATTACGCAATTACTGGTTTATATTTTTATGATAATTCAGTTGTCAAAAAAGCAAAATCTTTAAAACCATCAGCAAGAGGCGAGTTAGAAATTACAGATTTAAACAGATTATATTTAAATGAAAAGAAATTAAAATTAGAAATGCTCGGCCGAGGATTTGCTTGGCTAGACACTGGCACTCATGAAAGTCTTTTAGATGCCTCAAATTTTATTCAAACAATTGAAAAAAGACAAGGCTTGAAAGTTTCTTGTCTTGAAGAGATTGCTTATACAAATGGTTATATTAACAAAAAGCAATTATTAAAATTAGCAGAACCGCTGAGCAAGAATCAGTACGGTCAATATTTGCTAAAGATTGCTAATGAAAAAAACTTATTCTAATTTATGAAAGTGATAAAATTAGATGGTGCAAATATGGATATCGATCTAGTATCTGAAGACAAAACATCTTGGAAACAAATGAAATGCCCATGGAACGAAAAAGATAAAAATAATATTCATAAGTGTGCAATTAAAAATATATCAATCTGTAAATATTTTTGCGGTGTTGAATACTTAGATAATGTTTTATGCTGTTATCCAGAAAAAAATATTGTGAAAGATAATAAACAGAAAAAGTAATTTATATATATTAGCTTTGCTATAGCCAATTTTATGTACAAAATCAAAATCAAAACAAAAATTTTAATAACCTTAGCGTTATTATTCATACCGATCTTCTCAATTAAAGCAGCGTACTTCAACCCTGACAATATTTTAACAGACGAAGAATATACAAATTCCAAATCATTAACAACATCAGCGATTCAAAGATTTTTAATAAAAAAGGGAAGTGAATTGGCAGTTTTACAATACAATGGTAAAAGCGTTGCTAAAATTTTTCATGATTCAGCTGTAAAATACGGTATTAATCCAAAATTATTAATTGCAACTGCACAAAAAGAACAAAGCACTATCACTGATTCGAGTCTTTCAGATTATCAAAAAAAATATTTAATGGGTTATGCTGTTTTTGATCGATTCAACCCTATTCAATACAAATACCAAGGAATTCCAAAACAAATTGATAGCGCAGCTTGGCAATTTCGCCAATATATAGACAATCCAAGTTATTATGGCTATCAAAAAGGTTTAACAAAAACAACTTCTGATGGTTATACAGTGACTCCAAAAAATAATGCAACAGCAGGATTATATAATTACACTCCACATGCAGGTTTAGGAAAAGGTGCAACAGTTGATGATTCAGGAAATGGAAATTTTTTGTTCTGGCAAATCTGGACAAACTGGTTTGCAAATTATTATCCAAATGGAACTTTATTAAAAATAGAAGGAGATGATACTCTTTATGTTTTGCAAGGAGAAAAAAAGAAACCTTTTCTTTCAGACAGAATAATCACAACCTCAAAATATAAAGATACTCAAGCAGTTGTACTGTCAGCAGATCAAGATAAATATTTGACTGGCAAGCCAACAATTTTTCCAGATGGCACATTACTTTATGATCAAAATAATAATTATTTCATAATTAGTCATAAAAAAATCAGGCGTTTTCAATCACTAGATGTCATGAAAAAATTAGGTTATCACAAAACTAATGCCCAATTTATCGATCAAAAAGGAAAAGATTATTATGAAAAAGATTTACGAATTAAAGAAGACGTTGTTTTTCCAATCGATGGTACAGTAATTTATGAAAAGACATCAAATATAAAATATTTACTGGAAAATAGTCAGAAGCGTCCAATTATTAGTGACAAAATTTATAATAATCAATTTGATTCAAGAAATTTAGTTGCAGTTTCAAAAGCAACATTAAACAAATTAGAAACTGGCAGTCCAATTTTATTTCGAGATGGCACATTAATCAAAGATGGCGCTTCTAATTTATATGTCATTGAATATGGCAAAAAGCGACCAATTTCCAAAACAACTTTTGAAAAAATGGGTTATAAATATGAGAATGTAATTTTGACTCAATATAAACTCAGAAAACTTCATGAAACAGGAAAAAAAGTTAAAATCTAGTTTAGTTAAATGTACGTCATTGTACGGAAAAAAGTGTTTAATTGATAAGAAAAAAATAAGGAATAGGGTCTCTGTTTATGCTGTCATAATTGATAATGGAAAAATATTATTAACAAATTCAAGAAACACGAATAAGCTCTTTTTACCTGGCGGAGAAGTTGAGAATGATGAAACAATAGATCAGGCATTAAAAAGAGAGCTCAGAGAAGAAACAGGAATTAAAATAAAAATAAAACATTTTTTAAATTTTAAAGAAGTGTTTTTTTATTATGATCCATGGGATGAGGGATACCACAATTTTTCTTTTTTCTATCTTTGCAAACCGATCACCAAAAAGCTAACAGAAAAATATCAAGTTGAATTTGATGAATCAGAAAAACCAGTCTGGAAAAAATTGTCAGAACTAAAAAAGAAAGATTTTCAATTTCCAACCTACGACATTATTAAAAAATTCTTGATTGTAAAATAATTTATGATTAAAGAAAAAGACTTTAAAATTACAATGAATCAGATTTGGATATTAGCAAAGCCTTATTTAGAAATGGGGACAATGAAAAATTTTATTATCCATTCAAAAGGAGTTTTGTTAGCTATGACAATGTTGTTGAAAAAAGAAAAAGGTGACAAAGAAATTTTATTGCCTGCAGCTATTTTACATGATGTTGGTTTCTCTAAAGTTTCAAAAGAATTGCAAAAAAGTAATGATAAGGCTGTAAAGACAAAAGTGTTAAGACAGCATTTAGAATTTGCGCCAGAAATTATAAAGGAAATTTTAAATAAAGTCGGTTATAATAAAAATGATATTGATGAAGTTATTCAAATTGTTATAGCTCATAAATTTCAAGATCCAAAAGAATTAGATAAACAATTATTAATTGACGCAGATACATTATCCGATGTTTTTAAAGAACAATTTTATTCTGATGCAAAAGCCTACAATAAAACTCCTCAGGAATTTTATAACGTTAGAAAAGATAACAAATTTTATACAAAAACAGCAAAAAACATTTTTTATCAAGAATTAAAAAATAGAAAAGAAGAAATTTTTATAAAAAAATAATTCACGTAGCGACAGGGCACTGCCCTGTCGCTACCAAAACATTATGAAAATATTAGTCACAGGCGGTGCAGGCTTCATTGGCTCGCACATTGTCGATAAATTAATAGCAGAAAATAATGAAGTTGTTGTTATTGATAATTTATCAACTGGCAAAAAAGAAAATTTAAACAACAAAGCAAAATTTTATCAAGCTGATATCAAAAATTTTGAAGATGTAGAAAAAGTATTTGAGCAAGAAAAACCAGAATATATTTGTCACCAAGCAGCTCATGCCTCAGTTTCAGAATCAGTCAAAGATCCAATTTATGATGCTGAAAATAATATTTTAGGATCAATAAATATTATAAAATTAGCAATCAAATATAATATTAAAAAAATAGTTTTCGCTTCAACAGGTGGCGCAATGTATGGCGATGCTGAAATTATTCCAACGCCTGAAAAATCAGAAACAAAGCCGGTTTCTCCATATGCTGTTACAAAGCTTGCAGTTGAAAAATATTTATATTGCTTCAATTTTTTAAATAAGTTAAACTATACTATTCTACGCTATGCAAATGTTTATGGCCCAAAACAAGATCCATTTGGTGAGGCTGGAGTAGTTGCAATTTTTAGCCAAAAAATAGTTAATAATGAACAGCCAATAATCAACGGCGATGGCAAATACACTAGAGATTATGTTTATGTTACAGACATCGCAAATGCAAATTTATTGGCATTGAAAAGTGAAAAATCGCAAAATATTTACAATGTAGGAACTGGAATAGAGACAGATGTTAATACAATTTTCCAGAATTTATCTAAAATTTCTGGAAAAAATATTCCTGAAAAACATGGTGAAGCAAGAAAGGGTGATCATAGAAAAGGTGCAATCGATTCAACAAAAATTAAGCAAGAATTAAATTGGCAACCAACAGTTAAATTAGAAGATGGTTTGAAAGAAACATATAAATGGTTTTCGAACTTAAAATCCTAAGCACTAAATCCTAAATACTAAACAAATCCAAATTACTAAAACTCAAATTTTCAAAGGTCGCAACATTGTTTTATATTTTGTAAATTAGAATTTTGAATTTGTTTTGAGTTTAGTATTTAGGATTTAGTGCTTTCTAATCTAAATTAATTTTAACAAGTCAAAAATAAAACATGAATAAGTACATCTTTACATCAGAGTCAGTAACAGAGGGACATCCTGACAAAGTAGCAGATCAAATTTCAGACTCAATTCTGGATGAATTATTAAAACAAGATCCAGATTCAAGAGTCGGCTGTGAAACACTAGTCACAACTGGATTAGTTGTTGTTGCAGGCGAAATTACAACCAAGGCATATGTTGATATTGCAAAGATAGCAAGAAAAACAGTTAAAGAAATCGGTTACAACAAGCATGAATATGGTTTTCATCATGAAGATTGTGGTGTTGTCGTAAGTATAGATGAACAAAGTCCAGACATTGCCATGGGTGTTGATAAAACTAAAAAGAAAAAACAAGGAGCAGGCGATCAAGGCTTGATGTTTGGTTATGCGACAAATGAAACAGAAGAATTAATGCCATTGCCAATTATTTTGGCTCACAAGCTTTGCCAAAAATTAGCAGAAGTAAGAAAAAATGGGACTTTAAATTATTTAAGACCAGATGGAAAATCAGAAGTTGCTGTAGAATATGAAGACAATAAACCAAAAAGAGTTAATACAATTGTTATTGCAGCTCAACATGATGAAGATATAAAATTAAGCCAAATAAAAAAAGATATTATTGAAAAAGTTATTAAACCAGTTTGCGGTAATTGGTTAACTAGAAAAACAAAATTCTTTGTTAATGCTACTGGTAAATTTGTTAAGGGCGGACCTCCAGCTGATTGCGGTTTAACTGGCCGAAAAATAATTGTTGATACTTATGGTGGTCATGGAAGTCATGGTGGAGGCTGTTTTTCAGGTAAAGATCCATCAAAAGTTGATCGTTCAGGTAGCTACATGGCAAGATATATTGCCAAAAATATTGTTGCATCTGGAATAGCAGAAAGATGTGAAATTCAAATCGCTTATGTCATTGGTGTTGCTGAGCCAATTAGTATTTTAGTTAATACTCACAACACTTCAAAAATCAGCAATGAACAGATTGAAAAAATAATTCGACAAGTTTTCGATCTAACTCCAGAAGGAATTATTGAAACATTGAAATTGAAACGTCCAATCTACAAAAAAACAGCAGCTTATGGACATTTTGGTCGCAAAGACAAAGATTTCACTTGGGAAAAAACGGATAAGGTAAAAGAAATCAAGAAATTAATTTAATACAAATCTACGAATTTTATGCTAATCTACGAAAATACGAATGCGCCGATTCGCATATTTGTAGATTAGCATATATTCGTAAATTCGTATCACACTTATGAAAATCGCAGTTGTCGGCACTGGTTACGTTGGCTTAGTCACTGGTGCATGTTTGGCAAAAGTAGGTCACACAATTACTTGTGTAGATATAGATAAAAATAAAATTGCCAGATTAAAAAAAGGCATTATTCCAATCTATGAGCCAGGCTTGGACAAAGTTGTCAAAGAAGTAATAAAAAAGAACAAGCTTAGTTTTGATATTTCATTAAAAAATGTTTTAAGCGAAGTGCAAGCTGTATTTATTGCAGTCGGCACTCCAGCCAGAAAAGATGGCAAAGCTGATCTAAAATATGTTTTTGACGTTGCAAAAGAAGTAGGTGAAACCTTGGCCGCCGAAGCCAGCAGGCGAAGGCGGCAGGATTATAAAGTCATTATTAATAAAAGCACAGTACCAGTTGGAACAGCAAAAGAAGTCACAAATATTATTGCAAAATATTATAAAGGCGAATTTGCTGTTGTCTCAAATCCAGAATTTTTGAAAGAAGGCTATGCAGTTGATGATTTTATGAAGCCAGACCGAATTGTCGTTGGCACTTCTTCCAAAAAAGCTAAGAAAATAATGCAAGAAATTTATAAACCTGTAAAAGGTAAAAAAGTTTTTACGGAAGTGCAAAGTTCAGAGATGATTAAGTATGCATCAAATGCTTTTCTAACAACCAAAATTTCTTTTATCAATGAAATAGCAAATCTTTGCGAATTAGTCGGTGCTGATGTAAAAGAAGTTTCCTTTGGAATGGGATTAGACAAAAGAATTGGCAAGAGTTTTTTGAACGCTGGAATTGGTTATGGTGGTTCCTGTTTTCCAAAGGACACTACAGCCTTAAATCAAATTGCTGGTACAAAAGGTTATGATTTTAAATTGCTAAAGGCAGTTATTGAAGTTAATTCAAAGCAAAGAAAATACGTCATTGATAAATTAGAACAAGTTTTCGGCAATTTAAAAAATAAAAGAATCGCAGTTTTGGGCTTAGCTTTCAAAAATAATACCGATGATGTTAGAGAATCAGCTTCGATAGATATTATCAGAATGTTGACCGGAGTTGGCGCAAGAGTAAAAGCCTATGATCCAAAAGCAAATGATAACGCAAAAGAAATTTTAAATTCTGGAGTTAAAATTACTAATGATCCATACGAAGCAATAAAAAATTCAGACGCATTAGTAATTGCAACAGAATGGCCAGAATTTGCTAATTTAGATTTTGATAAAATCAAAACATTATTAAAAAAGCCAATCATAATTGATGGCCGAAATTTGTTAAATTCTGTTATAATAAAAAAACTCGGCTTTCAGTATTATGGAATTGGCCGAGCTTAAAATCAAAAATATAAAAACTTAAAAATATTTTTCTACCCTGGCCATGTTTATCCGCCGATTTATCTGCCGTAGTTTTTAACGAAGGCAGAAGTAACGACGGAGGCGGACCAGGGGTTTTTATTTTAAATCATTTTGACTATTATCTAACAACAAATAAGATATTAGCCATATTAAAACACCAGAAAGTATTGAAATTATAATACTTAAAACAATTCCCAAAGACATAATTTTTACAAAAATTAAAATTGCAGCAATTAATCCTAAGAAAAAA
Proteins encoded in this region:
- a CDS encoding HD domain-containing protein — encoded protein: MIKEKDFKITMNQIWILAKPYLEMGTMKNFIIHSKGVLLAMTMLLKKEKGDKEILLPAAILHDVGFSKVSKELQKSNDKAVKTKVLRQHLEFAPEIIKEILNKVGYNKNDIDEVIQIVIAHKFQDPKELDKQLLIDADTLSDVFKEQFYSDAKAYNKTPQEFYNVRKDNKFYTKTAKNIFYQELKNRKEEIFIKK
- a CDS encoding NUDIX hydrolase: MFKDNLANKIIKKISSKEIFSCKWYKLKHDKLILPNGKKGDYFYIHKKGCVMIIAIENNNIILTEQYRYLSKKNSIELPAGGFDNGNPKFHAQREFEEETGYRAKYWKKIGIFYPYNGISNEICHVFLAKNLIKTKVNPDETEFIKIIKKPVKEVYKMAEQNKITDGMTISALFLAKKYLKI
- a CDS encoding SDR family NAD(P)-dependent oxidoreductase, giving the protein MKILVTGGAGFIGSHIVDKLIAENNEVVVIDNLSTGKKENLNNKAKFYQADIKNFEDVEKVFEQEKPEYICHQAAHASVSESVKDPIYDAENNILGSINIIKLAIKYNIKKIVFASTGGAMYGDAEIIPTPEKSETKPVSPYAVTKLAVEKYLYCFNFLNKLNYTILRYANVYGPKQDPFGEAGVVAIFSQKIVNNEQPIINGDGKYTRDYVYVTDIANANLLALKSEKSQNIYNVGTGIETDVNTIFQNLSKISGKNIPEKHGEARKGDHRKGAIDSTKIKQELNWQPTVKLEDGLKETYKWFSNLKS
- the rfbD gene encoding dTDP-4-dehydrorhamnose reductase, with product MKILITGARGMLGQDLCSLLEKEHEIIKYDREELDITNAEMVDEVLPKLNPNAVINCAAFTDVDGCEEQTKKEIAMKVNGYGPGNLAKACAKLDIPFFHYSTDYIFNGQEKNGYKEDYDKIDPINAYGETKALGEKLIKENCTKYYILRTAWLYGKLGKNFVDTMLQLAQKNDNLRVVNDQHGKPTFTLDLAKRTKEILDQKVKPGIYHVTNEGEASWYDFANEIFKIKGVKIKVTPCKTSEFPRKAIRPEYSALINTKLPAMRKWQEALAEYLAN
- the rfbA gene encoding glucose-1-phosphate thymidylyltransferase RfbA; its protein translation is MKGIILAGGSGTRLYPLTQSISKQIMPIYDKPMIYYPLSILMLSGIREILIISTPRDITTYQDLLGNGKKFGLKISYAVQPSPDGLAQAFIIGEKFIGKDSVSLILGDNVFYGHGFKGMLKKASRIKKGAVIFGYYVNDPERYGIAEFDKKFRVLSIEEKPEHPKSNYAITGLYFYDNSVVKKAKSLKPSARGELEITDLNRLYLNEKKLKLEMLGRGFAWLDTGTHESLLDASNFIQTIEKRQGLKVSCLEEIAYTNGYINKKQLLKLAEPLSKNQYGQYLLKIANEKNLF
- the metK gene encoding methionine adenosyltransferase, with the translated sequence MNKYIFTSESVTEGHPDKVADQISDSILDELLKQDPDSRVGCETLVTTGLVVVAGEITTKAYVDIAKIARKTVKEIGYNKHEYGFHHEDCGVVVSIDEQSPDIAMGVDKTKKKKQGAGDQGLMFGYATNETEELMPLPIILAHKLCQKLAEVRKNGTLNYLRPDGKSEVAVEYEDNKPKRVNTIVIAAQHDEDIKLSQIKKDIIEKVIKPVCGNWLTRKTKFFVNATGKFVKGGPPADCGLTGRKIIVDTYGGHGSHGGGCFSGKDPSKVDRSGSYMARYIAKNIVASGIAERCEIQIAYVIGVAEPISILVNTHNTSKISNEQIEKIIRQVFDLTPEGIIETLKLKRPIYKKTAAYGHFGRKDKDFTWEKTDKVKEIKKLI
- a CDS encoding WbuC family cupin fold metalloprotein; the protein is MISIDQNLISQTLEQAKDNPRHRQIFRFHKLKEPVQRMLNALLPDSYARPHYHSDKPEVFIILKGKLAIIKFNKQGKIIQQEIIKSSGPNFGVEIKPKEWHSIVALIPSVVYEIKKGPYIKKTDKVFAKWAPEENTDEGQKYLKKLKNIIRIYK
- the rfbB gene encoding dTDP-glucose 4,6-dehydratase, with the protein product MKILVTGGLGFIGANFIRYMLSKYPDYQIVNLDKVTYAGNFENLKGIDKDPRYQFLKGDIADSKLVNSLISVQKPDAIINFAAETHVDRSIMNPGDFINTDVFGTHILLNAVKDHNIKRYIQISTDEVYGDFDNGGFAKENSPLRPSSPYSASKAGGDLQVLAFRRTYNLPVMITRCTNNYGPYQYPEKIIPLFITNLLEGKKVPVYGDGQQIRDWLHVDDHCSAIDLVLHKGRDGEIYNIGANQNPEIPNLDLTKRIVLVCNKDEKSIEYVKDRAGHDRRYAVDVTKIKTELGWQPKYDFDSGIAQTISWYQNNLDWWKKIKTGEYLNYYKQQYVQR
- a CDS encoding NUDIX hydrolase, translated to MKQEKKLKSSLVKCTSLYGKKCLIDKKKIRNRVSVYAVIIDNGKILLTNSRNTNKLFLPGGEVENDETIDQALKRELREETGIKIKIKHFLNFKEVFFYYDPWDEGYHNFSFFYLCKPITKKLTEKYQVEFDESEKPVWKKLSELKKKDFQFPTYDIIKKFLIVK
- a CDS encoding UDP-glucose/GDP-mannose dehydrogenase family protein; this encodes MKIAVVGTGYVGLVTGACLAKVGHTITCVDIDKNKIARLKKGIIPIYEPGLDKVVKEVIKKNKLSFDISLKNVLSEVQAVFIAVGTPARKDGKADLKYVFDVAKEVGETLAAEASRRRRQDYKVIINKSTVPVGTAKEVTNIIAKYYKGEFAVVSNPEFLKEGYAVDDFMKPDRIVVGTSSKKAKKIMQEIYKPVKGKKVFTEVQSSEMIKYASNAFLTTKISFINEIANLCELVGADVKEVSFGMGLDKRIGKSFLNAGIGYGGSCFPKDTTALNQIAGTKGYDFKLLKAVIEVNSKQRKYVIDKLEQVFGNLKNKRIAVLGLAFKNNTDDVRESASIDIIRMLTGVGARVKAYDPKANDNAKEILNSGVKITNDPYEAIKNSDALVIATEWPEFANLDFDKIKTLLKKPIIIDGRNLLNSVIIKKLGFQYYGIGRA
- a CDS encoding HIT family protein; translation: MKKCIFCQIAKKELPSDIIFENKNVMAILDIMPVNLGHVLVIPKKHFATMVDVPDKLLQEMIVVSKKVGKAIMKGLKVKGFNLSTSNGRVAGQKIDHVHFHLIPRFANDGLKLWPQRQGYRATEAEKIVKKIKSKL
- a CDS encoding dTDP-4-dehydrorhamnose 3,5-epimerase family protein, which codes for MIQGVKIKQLIIRKDKPDLDQKKVKPGHLLEILRSDDKLLTKFGQTIFTVAYPGTIKAFHWHKKQDDLWFFATGKATIVLYDTRKKSKTFGETQVIECNTETDPKLVLIPIGVAHGYKAQGKKPVMLFYHTTKPYNAKNPDEQRLPYNDPKIGFNWNKI